From one Flavobacterium sp. N502536 genomic stretch:
- a CDS encoding alpha-keto acid decarboxylase family protein, translating to MSQQKITVAKYLQIRLEQLGLTHLFGIAGNYTAPFLNTIHEDKNAKITIVNDTNEINAGHCTDAYARQNGFAAVAVTYGVGAFTLLNSVAGSYVEHCPVLVINGAPTNKDQQRSLVQGMLASHMTGDMYSNINVFRNVTVAAEQITGSSDAPYKIDAVLNACILYGRPVYLEVFEDAWRMECDPPVAPLVERESSKCQTSARKAAQRVAAMARGKEIIFWGGIEIQRYGIQDEFLDLIETTDTEFVTSILGKSIVSENHPKFKGVFNGKASPKDVKEQFEKAQLKIGLGVWTTGKNLGGFDVWKEDTVLANHSGVRIGASYVANVSLRDFILFLKEELTKVTFSAYEMYAAKELSESFFLADDSMTKRGKPALTYDTFFKRINTFIDDRHIVVADAGFPLLGAQGIRIAEPNGFVAQASWLSIGYSVPAATGIKCARPDKRPVVFVGDGAFQETCQAISTQNKLKHDTIVFVLDNGIYGIEQMLVNPNPFRGADKVEYSIPDLNNVYDYNEMHRWKYAKLVDVFGGRGFEVNTLDELEEVLNQLESITENTIVHVNIPKTSIPEAIAYKTEEPGEDEFLDKNWSLC from the coding sequence ATGTCACAGCAAAAAATAACCGTTGCAAAATACCTGCAGATACGTCTGGAACAATTAGGACTCACGCATTTATTTGGCATTGCAGGCAATTATACTGCACCGTTTTTAAATACGATTCACGAAGACAAAAATGCAAAAATTACAATCGTTAACGACACGAATGAAATAAACGCCGGACATTGCACCGATGCCTATGCACGTCAAAACGGTTTCGCCGCAGTAGCGGTAACCTATGGCGTGGGAGCTTTTACGCTGCTCAATTCGGTTGCAGGTTCGTATGTAGAGCACTGTCCCGTGCTTGTCATAAATGGCGCTCCGACGAACAAAGACCAACAACGAAGCCTCGTTCAGGGCATGCTGGCATCGCATATGACGGGTGATATGTACAGCAACATCAATGTGTTTCGAAACGTTACGGTTGCGGCAGAGCAAATCACAGGTTCATCGGATGCTCCTTATAAAATTGATGCAGTGCTGAATGCCTGTATTTTATATGGAAGACCCGTTTATCTTGAGGTTTTTGAAGATGCATGGCGAATGGAATGCGATCCGCCTGTCGCTCCATTGGTAGAAAGAGAGTCCTCTAAATGTCAAACAAGTGCACGCAAGGCTGCTCAAAGAGTAGCGGCAATGGCACGTGGAAAAGAAATTATTTTCTGGGGCGGTATCGAAATCCAGCGTTACGGTATTCAAGACGAATTCCTTGATCTGATTGAAACTACCGATACTGAATTTGTGACCTCTATACTAGGAAAATCAATCGTATCCGAAAACCATCCGAAATTCAAAGGCGTTTTTAATGGCAAGGCATCACCAAAAGATGTGAAGGAACAATTTGAAAAAGCCCAGCTAAAAATTGGTCTTGGCGTATGGACCACGGGCAAAAACCTGGGTGGTTTTGACGTTTGGAAAGAAGATACTGTACTTGCCAATCACAGCGGTGTAAGAATTGGTGCTTCTTATGTGGCCAATGTATCGCTAAGAGATTTTATCCTATTTCTGAAAGAAGAACTTACCAAAGTTACCTTTAGCGCTTACGAAATGTATGCTGCAAAGGAACTGTCGGAATCCTTTTTTCTAGCAGATGACAGCATGACGAAAAGAGGGAAGCCGGCGCTTACTTATGATACCTTTTTCAAGCGAATCAATACTTTTATAGACGATAGGCATATAGTGGTTGCCGATGCGGGTTTTCCTTTACTGGGGGCCCAGGGTATCCGTATTGCAGAACCTAACGGGTTCGTAGCGCAGGCATCATGGCTTTCGATAGGCTATTCTGTTCCTGCGGCTACCGGAATAAAATGTGCCAGACCTGATAAAAGACCGGTAGTATTTGTTGGGGACGGTGCTTTTCAGGAAACCTGTCAGGCCATATCTACACAGAATAAACTGAAACACGACACTATTGTTTTTGTTTTGGACAATGGTATTTATGGTATTGAACAAATGCTTGTTAATCCAAATCCGTTTCGTGGTGCAGACAAGGTAGAATACAGTATTCCCGATTTAAACAACGTTTATGATTACAACGAAATGCACCGTTGGAAATATGCAAAACTCGTTGATGTATTTGGAGGCAGAGGTTTTGAAGTCAACACTCTCGACGAACTCGAGGAGGTTTTGAACCAGCTTGAGAGCATTACCGAAAATACCATTGTACATGTAAACATACCTAAGACCTCTATTCCCGAAGCCATTGCTTATAAAACAGAGGAACCCGGAGAGGATGAATTTCTGGATAAAAACTGGAGTTTATGTTAG
- a CDS encoding class I SAM-dependent methyltransferase, producing MDIVKYNKAAWDNYVDKKDRWTIPVSEQELENGKNGNWNVLLTPKKSVPHHWFPKLKGLKILGLASGGGQQGPIFASLGAEVTIFDNSEKQLLQDKTLSDRFNLNIKTVQGDMKDLSVFADNSFDLIFNPCSIVFVDNILPVWKECFRVLKPNGILMTGLINPISFQIDEESLKLIYKQPFSDLHSLPAEKLEELKKDKEALVFGHSLTDQINGQLEAGFSLTNLYEDNWGEENKLDDFFPSFIATRAVKRL from the coding sequence ATGGACATTGTAAAATATAACAAAGCAGCTTGGGACAATTATGTTGACAAAAAAGATCGTTGGACAATTCCCGTTTCCGAACAAGAATTAGAAAATGGAAAAAATGGAAACTGGAATGTTCTTTTGACACCGAAAAAAAGCGTCCCTCACCATTGGTTTCCCAAACTGAAAGGTTTGAAAATTTTAGGACTTGCATCTGGTGGCGGACAACAAGGGCCCATTTTTGCTAGTTTGGGGGCAGAAGTTACTATTTTTGACAATTCTGAAAAACAGTTGCTGCAAGACAAAACTTTAAGCGACAGATTTAACCTTAACATAAAAACAGTTCAGGGAGATATGAAAGATCTTTCTGTATTTGCAGACAATTCGTTTGACCTGATTTTTAACCCTTGTTCAATAGTTTTTGTTGACAATATTTTACCCGTTTGGAAAGAATGTTTCCGGGTTTTAAAACCAAACGGAATTCTAATGACAGGCCTAATCAATCCTATTTCATTCCAAATTGACGAAGAAAGTTTGAAGCTAATTTACAAACAGCCATTTTCAGACCTGCACTCATTGCCGGCTGAAAAATTAGAAGAATTGAAAAAAGATAAGGAGGCTTTGGTATTTGGCCATAGTCTGACCGACCAAATTAATGGGCAATTAGAGGCCGGTTTTAGCTTGACTAATCTGTATGAGGACAATTGGGGCGAAGAAAACAAACTAGACGATTTTTTTCCCTCCTTCATAGCAACCAGAGCTGTAAAACGACTATAA